DNA from Geobacter sulfurreducens PCA:
ACGGTGCCGGCTGCGGGATTGTAGCTGAAGCTGCCTGCTACGTCGGCAGTGGCGTTGAGCTGGTTCGACCCGAGGACCGTGCCCGCATAGACCGCTGCCGGCTCGGCCCAACTGATGGCGGGAACGGCACGGGCGATTGCGAGTGTTCCCGTGGCGCTGCCGCTGTAGTTGGCATCGGTGACCGTGGCGACGACGGGGTAGCTCCCGGCGGCTGTCGGCGCGCTGCTGCCCCCGGCATAGGTGAGGTTGATGCCGAGGCCAGGCGGGATCGTGCTGGCGGCAACGGCCTTTGGCGTGCCGTCATAGGTGGCGCTCAGGCCGGTGAGCGATACGGAGGCAACGGCCTTGTCAACCGTCAGGCTGACGGTGGCGCTGGCGCTGGTGTATGCGTTCGGGTCGCTCGGGGTGAAAACCACCGACAGGGTCCGGGTCCCGGCGTTGAGGACAGTGCCGGCGGCAGGGGTGTACACGAAGGTGCCGGGCACGCTCGCCGTGGCGTTGAGCTGGGTGCCGCCGAGAGCTGTCCCGTAGGTGATGGCACCAGGAGTCGCCCAACTGATGCTCGGGGTCTGCTTGACATAGGCCGTCACGGTCCAGGTAAAACTTGCGCTTCCTTTGGCGTTGGAGGGGTCGGTGGCGGTGACGGTGACGGTGTAGGGGCTGCCGGCGGCGGCGCTGTAGTCAATGGTTCCGGTAATGGCACCCGTAGAAGCGTTGATGGCAAGGCCCGCAGGCAGGCCCGTGGCACTGTAGGTAAGAGCGTCACCATCAGGGTCGGTGCCGGCGACGGTAAGGTTGACGACCGTCCCCTCAACATTCGTGCGGTTCGCCGGAGCGATGACACCCGGCGCACGGTTCACGTCGGTCACGGTCCAGGAAAAACTCACGCTGCTGCTGGTTATCCCATCACCAACCATAACTCTTACAGAGTAGATGCCGGCAGCCGTGTAACCCAGGGTGCCGGTGATGACTCCGGAAGATGAATTGATGCTAAGCCCCGGAGGAAGTCCCGTGGCACTGTAGGCAAGGGTGTTGTTGTCCGCATCGGACGCCTTGATATGGAGATTGACCGCCGTCCCCTCGGGGGTAGACTGGTCAGCCGGCATTGTTACCACCGGAGCCCTGTTCGTGTCGGTCACCAGCAGCGTGTAGGTCTGAGTGGCAAAGAGGCCAGCCGGATCGCTCACCTTTACCGTCACAGTATAGCTGCCGGCATCGGTATAACCAGGATTCCAAGAGATGAGCCCGGCCGGCGAGATCGTCATGCCCGGGGGGGATGCTGTCAGACTGTAGGTAAGAGCGTCGCCGTCCGGGTCGCTGGCGGAGACGGCGTATCCGTACGCGGCACCCTCGCTTACCGAGGTGACGGCAGTTGACGTGATGCCCGGCGCACGATTGAGCTTCGTTACCGTTACCGTAAAGGTCTGGGTGGCGGAGAGCGCCCCGTCGCTTACCGTTACGACAACCGTATGTGCGCCGGCCTGGGATGCGAGAGGAGTCCAGGAGATGGTGCCGTTCGCGGCAATCGACATGCCCGAGGGCGCAGTGGTGAGTGCATAGGTGAGGGAGTCGCCGTTGGGATCGCTCGCCACCACCTGATAACTGTACAGGGCTCCTTCCGTGGCGCTCGTCACCGGCGAGGAAGCGATCAACGGAGCTTGGTTGACCTTGCCGTCAGTGACCGTAATGGTGAAGCTCTGGGTTGTCCTGTTGAACTTCGTATCAGTCACCGCCACGATGACATCCCAGTTGGCCGGTGTCGAGCTTGAGGGTGTCCAGGTGAGGGTGCCGGTGGTCATGCCCATTGCCATGCCGGTGGGAAGCGTTTTGCCCGTGGGCGCGCTGATGCTGTAGTAGAGCGTGTCCCCGTCCGGGTCCGTGGCGGAGACGGTGTAAGAGTAGAGTTGCCCCACAACGGCGGCTGTCACGGGACTCGATGCAATGACCGGCGGCCTGTTGGCCGGAGCCACGGCGACCGAGAAGCTCTGGGTAGCGGCGAGCTGACCGTCGCTCACCCGCACGGTTACCGGGAAGGTTCCGGTCTGGCTGTTCGTGGGGGTCCACTGGACAAGGCCGGCCGAGCTGATTGACATGCCCGACGGCGCGGCGTCAAAGGAGTAGGTCAGTACCGTGCCGGCATCGGCGTCGGAGGCGCGCACCTGGTACGTGTAAAGGGCGGACGCGGACGCAACGGTTGCGGGCACTGAGGAAATCTGCGGCGGATGGTTGCAGAGCGCGATCGTATCCTGCACATAGCGGGGATAGGTTTCATCGCTCAATCCCATGGTCAGGTTGTTGGCCGTGTTTGCCGCGATGTCACGGGGCGAATTGTACAGGACCGTTGCCTGGAACGTCTGCTGCCCGGCGCCTTTGGCGAGCAGGGGCAAACTCCAGACAATCTCCCGCGTGTCCGCCTTGTACTCTCCCCCGTTGGTTGCGGAGACAAAGTCAATGCCGGCGGGTAGCTTGTCTGAAATCAGAAGGTTGTGTAGATCGATGGTATTGACCGTGTTGTCGTAGGTATAGGTGTAGGTGAGCGGCTGAGCGTATGCCGCGCACTGGCCGGGATGGGTCTTGGCAAGGAACAGGGGCTTCGAGGGGTACGCCTCGTCGGCAATCTCGAAGGAGACGGAGCCGTTCGCGGGGATCGCCAGGTCCCACTGGATCGCAAACTGAACGTCCGCATTGGTATTGGTGTACGGGCCGCCGAAATTATCGAGATTGTAAGGAGTGGAGCCATTGGCGAGGAGGCCGATGAACTGAGTCATGTCGACGCCGTATCTGCTGGGCGAAAGGGTTGACGACTGAACCACGCTGTAGCCGTTGCCGTTCTTGTCGCTGGTACTCGTGAAGCCGGACTGGAAGGCCCTTTTCCCCACGATGGCCACGTTGTCGTTACTGAAGGGAAGACTCAGGTCGTAATCGGAGTAGGCATAGAAATGGAAGTCAAGAGGGGAACCTCTAAGGTTCTTGATCGTGATGACTCGTTTCAGGGTGGACCTTTTGCTCCCCGTCGCGCCACCCGTAAGGCGATAGGCAACTTCAACGGAATAGGTGCCGTCCAGGGAGGTATAGACAAGGGCAAGCGCCGCAGGGTCCGCCTGGTTCGCCGGACGCGTGACGGTGAACATGCCTTCGGCGTCAACGTCATTGGATATCAGCGGATACTCGGGCCCGGAGGTCCCGACACGGCAGTAGAAGCCCAACTGGCTCACTATCTGCTTGCC
Protein-coding regions in this window:
- a CDS encoding putative Ig domain-containing protein, which gives rise to MKTLASLCRAVAVAVLVGLGIASGVVEAADWTLSSRNSTVNFEDASTYGVYGWTIDGKQIVSQLGFYCRVGTSGPEYPLISNDVDAEGMFTVTRPANQADPAALALVYTSLDGTYSVEVAYRLTGGATGSKRSTLKRVITIKNLRGSPLDFHFYAYSDYDLSLPFSNDNVAIVGKRAFQSGFTSTSDKNGNGYSVVQSSTLSPSRYGVDMTQFIGLLANGSTPYNLDNFGGPYTNTNADVQFAIQWDLAIPANGSVSFEIADEAYPSKPLFLAKTHPGQCAAYAQPLTYTYTYDNTVNTIDLHNLLISDKLPAGIDFVSATNGGEYKADTREIVWSLPLLAKGAGQQTFQATVLYNSPRDIAANTANNLTMGLSDETYPRYVQDTIALCNHPPQISSVPATVASASALYTYQVRASDADAGTVLTYSFDAAPSGMSISSAGLVQWTPTNSQTGTFPVTVRVSDGQLAATQSFSVAVAPANRPPVIASSPVTAAVVGQLYSYTVSATDPDGDTLYYSISAPTGKTLPTGMAMGMTTGTLTWTPSSSTPANWDVIVAVTDTKFNRTTQSFTITVTDGKVNQAPLIASSPVTSATEGALYSYQVVASDPNGDSLTYALTTAPSGMSIAANGTISWTPLASQAGAHTVVVTVSDGALSATQTFTVTVTKLNRAPGITSTAVTSVSEGAAYGYAVSASDPDGDALTYSLTASPPGMTISPAGLISWNPGYTDAGSYTVTVKVSDPAGLFATQTYTLLVTDTNRAPVVTMPADQSTPEGTAVNLHIKASDADNNTLAYSATGLPPGLSINSSSGVITGTLGYTAAGIYSVRVMVGDGITSSSVSFSWTVTDVNRAPGVIAPANRTNVEGTVVNLTVAGTDPDGDALTYSATGLPAGLAINASTGAITGTIDYSAAAGSPYTVTVTATDPSNAKGSASFTWTVTAYVKQTPSISWATPGAITYGTALGGTQLNATASVPGTFVYTPAAGTVLNAGTRTLSVVFTPSDPNAYTSASATVSLTVDKAVASVSLTGLSATYDGTPKAVAASTIPPGLGINLTYAGGSSAPTAAGSYPVVATVTDANYSGSATGTLAIARAVPAISWAEPAAVYAGTVLGSNQLNATADVAGSFSYNPAAGTVLSTAGPVTLTATFTPADAVNYTTATRSVSITVTMAPQQPPAVIKPADQTSDKDVMVNLQIQAIDADGDALTYSASGLPTGLSINSATGLISGIPTTVGTYTITVSVTDGTATTRTTFTWMVIIPPTAPVVTKPADQASPENGSVSLQIQATDVNGDGLTYSAAGLPPGLTMNSKTGLISGNIPYCSAGTYPVTIMAKDPGNLSGSTMFSWVVTKTNVAPIVIKPANQSSPLNNGVSLQIQATDQNCGDSLIYSASDLPSGLAINSGSGLISGTATVAGAYNVVVTVGDGMTTSSTTFSWTVNSQVVNEPPVIISSPILIAEKEKAYRYDVNAVDPNNDALTYRLIQRPSRMTISSSTGLISWTPQDTGSYTVTVEVADAKGLKATQSYTLRVITSNSAPTVTNPGNQTSWEEKPVNLQIRASDSNGDKIFYSATGLPAGLSINESTGLISGTTAAGAAAAGPFTVTVTVSDGSASTSTVFAWTVIPAVVNLPPVVTSAPATAAIRNKIYRYDVNTTDPNGDTVTYKLVTRPSGMSISSSTGLIQWTPKDTGTYPVKVEVSDAKGLKAYQSFTVTVYRRSSDVPAGAVIGFSAQSIMDAFDANGNGVVTPGDFMQILRRGEAGSILPDSNGNGRIDGHDIRTYLGEML